A window of the Sabethes cyaneus chromosome 1, idSabCyanKW18_F2, whole genome shotgun sequence genome harbors these coding sequences:
- the LOC128744837 gene encoding methionine--tRNA ligase, mitochondrial: MVQNLIQLRRYCLKSKPFSFVTTPIFYVNAAPHIGHLYSAVITDAIHRFTNLVNGSTIQRNAIFSTGTDEHGTKIQQAALKHSIPVKSYCHQISDQYRELFRNFNIDYTRFIRTTDTDHAEAVRSFWNALQVSGSIYSAQYSGWYCVPDETFLTDSQLKENDQGVKVSAESGHPVEWTEETNYMFRLNRYQKDVLYWVKTIEDRVVPVKFRKILLDFLEEPLPDISISRPKLRVPWGIEVPNDPTQSVYVWLDALVNYLTVAGYPDQFDQAWPPTVQVLGKDILKFHGIYWPAFLLAVGLEPPRQLLVHSHWTVDNQKMSKSKFNVIDPNERAKLYTHEGIRYFLLREGVAHSDGNYSDTKIMRILNAELADSFGNLLSRCCGKALNPDAINPVVDPNILDALSSTESTMKMLNMLHELPDKCLAHYQQYNFYLVVDCVVQLLHATNSFFETSAPWKLKDRQQRPQLHTILGLTMEVLRQVGIILQPIVPNLSRRVLDKLNVKNDQRLWKDLHVQFNRVERPLAMKEDTILFRRIVHPKTVVSGEETKANRAKKRN; this comes from the exons ATGGTGCAGAATTTAATCCAGTTGAGAAGATATTGTCTTAAATCTAAGCCGTTTTCTTTTGTGACCACGCCAATTTTTTACGTTAATGCTG CTCCTCACATCGGTCACCTATACTCGGCAGTAATCACAGACGCTATCCATCGATTTACCAATCTCGTAAATGGTTCCACAATACAACGTAATGCTATTTTCAGTACCGGTACCGACGAGCATGGAACGAAGATACAGCAAGCTGCCTTGAAGCATTCAATTCCGGTGAAGAGCTACTGCCATCAGATTTCCGACCaatatcgagaattattccgcaACTTTAACATCGATTATACTCGATTCATTCGGACTACTGACACCGATCATGCGGAGGCGGTGCGTAGTTTTTGGAATGCACTGCAAGTAAGCGGAAGCATTTATTCAGCACAATACTCCGGGTGGTATTGTGTACCGGATGAAACATTTCTGACGGATAGTCAATTGAAAGAAAACGATCAAGGAGTAAAAGTGTCAGCTGAATCGGGGCATCCAGTCGAATGGACCGAAGAAACTAATTACATGTTCCGACTAAACCGTTACCAGAAGGATGTTCTGTATTGGGTCAAAACCATTGAAGATCGAGTAGTACCTGTAAAGTTTAGGAAAATATTATTGGATTTTTTAGAAGAACCTCTCCCAGATATATCTATTTCTCGTCCAAAATTACGTGTACCATGGGGAATTGAGGTTCCAAATGATCCTACTCAATCTGTGTATGTTTGGTTGGATGCATTGGTAAATTATTTAACCGTAGCAGGTTATCCTGATCAGTTTGATCAAGCTTGGCCTCCGACGGTACAGGTGCTGGGAAAAGATATTCTCAAATTCCACGGAATTTATTGGCCTGCATTTTTGCTAGCTGTTGGTCTCGAACCTCCACGACAGCTGTTGGTACATTCTCATTGGACAGTGGACAACCAGAAAATGTCCAAGAGTAAGTTTAACGTAATCGATCCTAACGAGAGGGCCAAATTGTATACTCACGAAGGTATCCGGTATTTTCTGTTAAGGGAAGGTGTGGCACACAGCGACGGAA ATTATAGTGATACAAAGATCATGCGAATTCTGAATGCTGAATTGGCAGATTCATTCGGTAATCTTCTGTCACGGTGCTGCGGTAAAGCTCTTAATCCTGACGCCATTAATCCTGTTGTTGATCCCAATATATTGGATGCCTTGTCCTCAACTGAGAGTACAATGAAAATGCTAAATATGTTGCACGAGTTGCCGG acaaaTGTCTGGCTCATTATCAACAGTACAACTTTTATCTAGTGGTAGATTGTGTAGTGCAGCTTCTTCATGCGACGAATAGCTTCTTTGAGACTAGTGCACCCTGGAAGCTGAAAGATCGACAACAGCGACCACAGTTGCATACCATTTTGGGGCTAACGATGGAGGTGTTGCGCCAGGTTGGTATTATCCTGCAACCGATTGTTCCGAACTTGAGCCGGAGAGTGTTAGATAAGCTTAATGTAAAAAATGATCAAAGACTGTGGAAAGATTTGCATGTACAGTTTAACCGGGTCGAGCGACCGTTAGCAATGAAGGAAGATACAATTCTTTTTCGTCGGATAGTACATCCTAAAACGGTAGTGTCTGGAGAGGAAACAAAGGCCAACAGagcaaaaaagagaaattga
- the LOC128734078 gene encoding ADAM 17-like protease, with protein MNENCCNRILARNFMIFGMLLLTFCWVPVTEAQLHKNLKHYETLHVDELRHRITKRGATHSSHPFNTIKEVEFRVLGRDFRLILHPHREVLHSNFRAYSVDGSGTESVVHLDRDSFFKGRVFGETNSHVNAHIENGILTASVILPDETYHIEPSWRHLDHLDAKHMIAYKSSDIKFSWDDVEAVGVGDMGGVPRTCGYVKEGLELEWDDEGSAEESTSSVKPDLVEIGETPSVWIMPKPTDTEERSTRTKRQADQYEYTPTKTRCPLLLVADYRFFQEMGGSNTKTTINYLISLIDRVHKIYNDTIWQDRSDQEGFKGMGFVIKKIVVHSEPTRVRGGEAHYNMVREKWDVRNLLEVFSREYSHKDFCLAHLFTDLKFEGGILGLAYVGSPRRNSVGGICTPEYFKNGYTLYLNSGLSSSRNHYGQRVITREADLVTAHEFGHNWGSEHDPDIPECSPSASQGGSFLMYTYSVSGYDVNNKKFSPCSLRSIRKVLQAKSGRCFSEPEESFCGNLRVEGDEQCDAGLLGTEDNDACCDKNCKLRRNQGAVCSDKNSPCCQNCQYMMAGVKCREAQYATCEQEARCTGNHADCPKSPPMGDGTMCQERGQCRNGKCVPYCETQGLQSCMCDTMADACKRCCRQSINETCFPVEPPDVLPDGTPCIQGFCNKGMCEKTIQDVVERFWDIIEEININKVLRFLRDNIVMAVVMLTALFWIPVSCIISYFDRKKRKEDWKEYEWSQKLDLIHPSDRRRVIHIRVPRQKITVARM; from the exons ATGAATGAAAATTGTTGCAATCGTATTTTAGCAAGAAATTTTATGATATTCGGCATGTTGCTTTTAACATTTTGCTGGGTGCCGGTCACAGaag CTCAGCTGCACAAAAATTTGAAGCACTACGAAACGTTGCATGTCGACGAGCTGCGGCATCGGATTACTAAACGAGGAGCCACGCACAGTAGTCATCCATTTAACACCATCAAAGAAGTGGAGTTTCGAGTGCTGGGGCGCGACTTTCGTCTGATACTTCACCCCCACCGGGAGGTGCTGCATAGCAATTTTAGAGCTTATTCGGTTGACGGCAGCGGAACGGAATCGGTTGTCCATTTGGATCGTGACAGTTTTTTCAAGGGCCGAGTTTTCGGGGAAACAAATTCGCACGTTAACGCGCACATAGAGAACGGGATTTTGACAGCGTCAGTCATCCTGCCTGATGAAACTTACCATATTGAGCCATCATGGAGACACCTTGACCATCTGGATGCCAAGCATATGATAGCGTACAAGTCATCCGATATAAAGTTTAGCTGGGATGACGTAGAAGCCGTTGGGGTCGGCGATATGGGTGGCGTTCCGAGAACATGTGGTTACGTAAAGGAAGGATTGGAACTTGAATGGGATGACGAGGGAAGTGCAGAGGAAAGTACTAGCTCGGTGAAACCTGACCTGGTAGAAATTGGAGAAACGCCATCAGTTTGGATAATGCCAAAACCGACAGACACCGAAGAGCGGTCGACAAGAACAAAACGTCAGGCGGATCAGTATGAATACACTCCTACTAAAACGCGTTGCCCGTTACTACTGGTGGCGGACTAtcggtttttccaggaaatggGAGGAAGCAACACAAAGACTACCATCAATTATTTG atcAGCTTAATAGATCGTGTTCACAAAATTTATAACGATACGATTTGGCAAGATCGCTCGGATCAGGAGGGTTTCAAGGGTATGGGTTTTGTTATTAAGAAGATAGTGGTTCATTCGGAACCGACAAGGGTTCGCGGAGGCGAAGCGCACTACAACATGGTTAGAGAAAAGTGGGATGTTCGCAATCTTCTGGAG GTATTTTCTCGCGAATACAGCCATAAAGATTTTTGTCTGGCTCATCTTTTTACTGATCTCAAATTCGAGGGTGGTATTTTAGGACTAGCGTATGTTGGTTCGCCTCGACGGAACTCCGTTGGTGGCATCTGCACACCAG AATACTTCAAAAATGGCTATACGCTGTATCTAAACTCTGGTCTGAGCAGTTCGCGCAATCACTATGGACAGCGTGTTATCACTCGTGAAGCGGATCTAGTGACAGCTCATGAATTTGGTCATAATTGGGGATCGGAGCACGATCCAGACATTCCGGAATGCTCACCAAGTGCTTCGCAGGGCGGTAGTTTTCTAATGTATACTTATTCGGTTAGCGGATACGATGTAAATAACAAAAAGTTCTCGCCCTGTTCGTTACGCTCGATCCGCAAGGTATTACAGGCCAAGTCGGGCCGGTGTTTTTCCGAACCAGAAGAATCATTCTGTGGGAACTTACGTGTAGAGGGTGATGAACAATGCGATGCTGGTTTACTGGGCACGGAAGATAATGATGCTTGCTGCGACAAGAACTGCAAACTTCGTAGGAATCAAGGAGCGGTTTGCAGCGACAAAAATTCGCCCTGTTGTCAAAATTGTCAATACATGATGGCCGGAGTAAAATGCCGAGAGGCGCAATATGCGACGTGCGAACAGGAAGCACGCTGCACCGGCAATCACGCCGACTGTCCAAAGAGTCCCCCGATGGGTGACGGAACCATGTGCCAGGAGAGAGGTCAATGTCGTAATGGAAAGTGCGTGCCGTACTGCGAAACGCAAGGGCTGCAAAGCTGTATGTGTGATACCATGGCGGACGCCTGCAAGCGGTGCTGCCGGCAGAGCATAAACGAAACTTGCTTTCCTGTGGAGCCTCCCGATGTCCTTCCGGACGGAACTCCCTGCATTCAGGGTTTCTGCAACAAGGGTATGTGCGAGAAAACAATACAGGATGTGGTAGAACGATTCTGGGATATAATTGAGGAGATCAACATTAACAAAGTGTTACGCTTCTTGCGTGACAATATAGTCA TGGCAGTCGTTATGTTGACAGCCTTATTCTGGATCCCAGTTAGCTGCATAATATCATACTTCGATCGGAAAAAGCGAAAGGAAGATTGGAAAGAATACGAGTGGAGTCAAAAGCTAGATCTTATTCATCCCAGTGATCGACGACGTGTCATCCATATAAG ggTTCCCCGGCAAAAAATCACCGTAGCTCGCATGTAA
- the LOC128745389 gene encoding trafficking protein particle complex subunit 6b, whose product MAEEAIFEYLHSEIVNYILSKESSKENDLSALEYIGYSTGYRIIERLTREWPRFKDELDTMKFICTDFWSSIYRKQIDNLRTNHQGVYVLQDNAFRFLTRLSASSQYLEHAPKFVAFTCGLVRGSLANLGITSTVTAEVQTMPSCKFHIQVNRT is encoded by the exons ATGGCCGAAGAAGCAATATTCGAATATCTACATTCCGAGATTGTAAACTATATCTTGTCTAAGGAGAGCAGCAAG GAAAATGATCTTTCTGCCTTGGAGTACATAGGCTATTCCACGGGCTATCGGATCATCGAGCGACTAACCCGCGAGTGGCCTCGTTTTAAGGATGAACTAGATACGATGAAGTTTATCTGTACAGATTTCTGGAGTTCAATTTATCGGAAGCAGATCGACAATCTGCGCACCAACCACCAGGGTGTGTACGTGCTGCAGGATAATGCGTTTCGCTTCCTGACCCGATTGTCGGCTAGTTCGCAATATCTGGAGCATGCTCCAAAG tttgtagCTTTCACCTGCGGTCTAGTTCGAGGCAGTTTAGCTAATCTGGGCATTACTAGTACCGTCACAGCGGAAGTACAAACTATGCCCTCTTGCAAATTTCATATTCAGGTAAATCGAACATAG
- the LOC128734069 gene encoding tRNA (guanine(10)-N2)-methyltransferase homolog, giving the protein MMSSQWKKYVLWFAQEHVDFRQAEIASLLRLWNLPMKTAADHKPEAPFWIVELENDESAKKLASRSMSLRCIFELWSHSKSVCASHEQLSGFIRNNMSTLSPLFDKNRSFKVTVETYNKHFTQAEKVAKMETMHYLPAEGPVNLKQPDVHYWYLEFWGLDPMDVPEQPLDIVFGKWVADGSRETINELSLKKRKFIGNTSMDPQLSLLMANQALAKRGDIVFDPFVGSGSLLVAAAKFGAYVIGSDIDYMTVHGKSKPTRANQKVRACDESIYANLLQYGCEALYLDILISDFSRSIWNKCLQLDSIITDPPYGIREATERIEFKVQRRATCLNEGVVHYPSTSPYQFDQLYRDLLNFSAHHLKMGGRLVCWFPLLRKDFTPEMVPRHKCLQLIANSEQPLTVYSARRLLTYEKVSDRQEDMLAYELSQVTVDSFRQRFMSTVLQTSGTRKERRLALRQVGVQEAIKRGKKLAADGKWKYESQQNGNNKEKDG; this is encoded by the exons ATGATGTCCTCTCAATGGAAAAAGTATGTTTTGTGGTTTGCTCAAGAGCACGTCGATTTTCGGCAAGCT GAAATCGCTTCGCTGCTTCGGTTATGGAATCTACCGATGAAAACCGCTGCTGATCATAAGCCCGAAGCCCCGTTTTGGATTGTGGAACTGGAAAATGATGAATCCGCCAAGAAGCTAGCTTCTCGATCGATGTCGTTGCGGTGCATTTTCGAGTTGTGGTCTCACTCGAAATCAGTTTGTGCTTCCCACGAACAGCTGAGCGGTTTTATTCGAAACAACATGTCCACCTTAAGTCCGTTATTTGATAAAAATCGCAGCTTTAAGGTGACTGTTGAGACATACAATAAGCATTTTACTCAAGCGGAAAAAGTAGCGAAAATGGAAACGATGCATTATTTACCAGCTGAGGGCCCAGTTAATTTAAAACAGCCCGATGTTCATTATTGGTATTTGGAATTCTGGGGATTAGATCCGATGGATGTCCCCGAGCAGCCGCTCGATATCGTGTTCGGTAAATGGGTTGCTGATGGGAGTCGGGAAACCATTAATGAATTATCGCTGAAAAAGCGAAAGTTCATCGGCAATACATCGATGGATCCACAGTTGTCACTGCTGATGGCTAACCAAGCGCTTGCAAAGCGGGGAGATATAGTGTTTGATCCATTCGTTGGATCGGGTTCACTACTGGTCGCAGCAGCTAAGTTTGGTGCCTATGTTATCGGTTCAGATATAGATTATATGACGGTTCATGGAAAGTCGAAGCCAACCAGGGCGAATCAAAAGGTACGTGCGTGCGACGAAAGCATCTATGCTAACTTGCTGCAATACGGTTGCGAGGCGCTCTATCTGGATATTTTAATCTCGGACTTCAGCAGGAGTATTTGGAATAAGTGCCTTCAGCTCGATAGTATAATTACTGATC CTCCGTATGGTATTCGAGAAGCTACagaacggattgaatttaaggTGCAAAGACGGGCCACTTGTCTGAATGAAGGAGTTGTGCACTATCCATCGACGTCACCGTATCAGTTCGACCAGTTGTATCGtgatttgctcaatttttctgcTCATCATCTTAAAATGGGAGGCCGATTGGTTTGCTGGTTTCCGCTTTTGAG AAAAGATTTCACACCGGAAATGGTGCCGCGACATAAGTGCCTTCAGTTGATAGCCAATTCAGAGCAACCACTGACGGTTTACAGTGCGCGCCGCTTATTGACTTATGAGAAGGTATCGGATCGACAGGAAGATATGCTTGCATACGAGCTGTCTCAAGTAACAGTGGATAGTTTTCGGCAACGTTTCATGAGTACCGTGTTGCAAACCAGTGGTACGCGAAAGGAACGTCGACTAGCACTACGGCAAGTGGGCGTCCAAGAGGCCATCAAGCGGGGGAAAAAACTTGCTGCAGACGGAAAGTGGAAATATGAATCACAACAGAATGGCAACAATAAGGAAAAAGACGGATAA